The genomic DNA CATCGGCGCCTCTGCGCTGGATGTCATCGCCCGTCACCCGGACCGGTTCCAGCCCACGGTGCTGGCGGCCGGCTCGCAGGTCGATGCGTTGCTGGCCCTGTGCCGCGCACATCGTCCCCTGCATGCGGTGATCGCCGATGAAGCGCTGTATGCACGCCTGCGCGACGGCCTGCGCGACGCCGGCCTGGCAACCACCGCCCACGCCGGCGATGCCGCCCTGGATGCACTGGCTGCCGGAGACACCTGCGATACGGTGATCGCCGCGATCGTTGGTGCGGCCGGGCTGTCGTCCACGCTGGCCGCCGCGCGGGCCGGCAAACGCATCCTGCTGGCCAACAAGGAATCGCTGGTGCTGGCCGGCGAACTGCTGATGCGCACCGCGCAGCAGGTAGACGCCGAGATCATCCCGATCGACAGCGAACATAGCGCCATCTTCCAGTGCCTGCGCTCGCGCGATGCCAGCCTGGACGGGGCCGGCGTGCGCCGCATCCTTCTGACCGCATCCGGGGGCCCCTTCCGTGGCCGCAGCCGCGCCGAGCTGGAGCAGGTCACCCCGGCGCAAGCCGTTGCCCACCCGAAATGGTCGATGGGCCCCAAGATTTCGGTCGATTCAGCCACCCTGATGAACAAGGGGCTGGAAGTCATCGAAGCCCACCACCTGTTCGGGGTGCCCGCCGCGCGCATCGAGGTACTGGTGCATCCGCAGAGTCTGGTGCACTCGTTGGTGGAGTTCGTGGACGGGTCCACGCTGGCGCAACTGGGCCTGCCGGACATGCGCACCACCCTGGCCGTGGGCCTGGGCTGGCCGCAGCGCATCGACGCCGGCGTTGGCGGGCTGGATCTGCTGCGCCAGGGTCGGCTGGACTTCGAAGCCCCCGATACCGACGCATTCCCGTGCCTGGCCTTGGCCTGGCACGCGATGCGGGCCGGCGGCACGGCGCCGGCGGTGCTGAACGCGGCCAATGAAGAGGCTGTTTCAGCGTTTCTTCAGGGAAGGGTAGGCTTTCTGGCCATTCCTGCCTTGGTGGATAACGCGCTCTCAACACTCCCGGTCGAGCCTGCCGATACACTTGGCGGCCTGCTCGCCGCCGACCAGCGTGCCCGTTTGATCACCCGGACTGCCATCGAAGCCCTCTGAATGCCGCCCTGCCCTGCCGCCACCACTGCGCTCCCCCATGACTGAGTTCCTCGGATCGGTGTGGTGGATGATCGTCAGCCTGGGCCTGCTCGTGACCATTCATGAGTTCGGGCACTACTGGGTTGCGCGCCGCTGCGGGGTCAAGGTGCTGCGCTTTTCCGTCGGCTTCGGCAAGCCGCTGTGGTCGCGCCGCGACCGCAATGGCACCGAGTTCGCCATTGCCGCCATTCCGCTCGGCGGCTACGTGAAGATGCTTGATGAGCGTGAGGTGGAGGTCCATCCGCACGAGCGCGGCCAGGCCTTCAACCATAAGACCGTCTGGCAGCGCATCGCGGTGGTCGCCGCCGGTCCGCTGGCCAACCTGCTGCTGTGCATGCTGCTGCTGTGGGCGATGTTCGTGATCGGCAAGCAGGACTATTCGGCCACGGTCGGCCGCGCCACCGGCATGGCCCAGGTGGCCGGGCTGCAGGGTGGCGAGCGTATCCTGTCGGTCGATGGACGCTCGGTCGCCACCGTCGGCGAGGCCAGCATGGCGCTGACCGCCGCCGCCATGGACCGTCATGACGTGACCCTCCAGGTGGTGGATGCGCAGGAACGTCGTCATCAGCGCACTCTGCCGCTGTCCCAGCTGCCGGCAGGCTTCGATGAACGCCGCGTCGCCCCGCTGGCCGGCATCAACTGGCAGTTCTGGCTGCAACCCGCGTTGGTGGACCGCCTGGTGGACGATTCCGCCGTGCGCGGCGTGCTGCAGCCGGGTGACCTGATCGTGGCCGTGGACGGCGAGCGGATAGACGCCGCCGACCAGGTCTATCCGGCCGTACAGGCGCTGGGTAAGCGCGGCGGCCCGGGCATGATCGACGTGCTGCGCGGTGGCGAGCGCCTGGCCCTGGAAGTCGAGCCACGACAAGGCCTGGACGGCAACAGACAGCCCGTATGGCAGCTCGGCATCGGTTTCAGCGAGGCCCACGCCCCGGTGTACGACACCGTGCTGAAGTACGGCCCGCTGGCCGCGGTGCCCGTGGCGATCAGCGAAACCGGGCGCATGGCCTCCGACTCCCTCGGGATGATGCGCCGCATCGTCACCGGCAATGCCTCGCTGCAGAACGTTTCCGGCCCCGTCACCATTGCCCGGGTGGCCAATGTTTCCGCGCAACGGGGGGTGGATTGGTTCCTTCAGTTCCTCGCCCTGCTGTCGCTCAGCCTGTGCATCATCAACCTGCTGCCCATTCCCGTCTTGGACGGAGGGCACCTGCTGTATTACCTTATCGAGTTGGTCAAGGGCAGCCCGCTGAGCGAGCGTGCCATGGCGGCCGGCCAGTTTGTCGGTCTCGCGCTGCTGGCCGGGCTGATGGGATTGGCGTTCTACAACGACATCCTCGGCCTTGTCACGCGATGAACATGGGCTCTGTAATGAACTTTTTCCTGCTGTCGCCGTCTACAACGTCGGCATTCCGCACTACGCAATCGACCTCTACCGGACGTGACATGACGCGACTCCCGAACCGCCGCCTGCTGGCCCTCGCCCTCGCTGTTGGAATCGGCGCCCCCGCACTGGCGCAGGCTGCCGCCCCCTTCACGGTCAGCGACATCCGCGTGGACGGCCTGCAGCGCATCAGCTCCGGCACCGTGTTCACCTACCTGCCGGTGGAACGTGGCCAGGCGCTCACCGACGCCAAGGTCAGCGAAACCATCCGTGCCCTGTACAAGACCGGCTTCTTCGAAGACGTCCAGCTGGACCGCCAGGGCGACATCCTGGTGGTCACGGTCAAGGAGCGTCCGGCGATCAACAAGCTCACCGTCACCGGCAACAAGGACATCAAGTCCGACCAGCTGCTGAAGGGCCTGAGCGACATCGGCCTGACCGAAGGCGGCACGTTCGACCGCCTGAGCCTGGACCGCGTGACCCAGGAACTGCGTCGCCAGTACAACGACCGCGGCAAATACAACGTGGAAATCACCCCGACGGTGAGCCCGCTGGACCGCAACCGGGTCGATATCGCGATCACCATCAAGGAAGGCAAGGCGGCCAAGATCCGCCACGTCAACCTGATCGGTACCGAGAAGTATCCGGCCGAAGACATCCTGGACACGTGGGAATCGAAGGAGCACAACTGGGCGTCGTGGTACCGCCGTGATGACCAGTACTCCAAGGAAAAGATGTCCGGCGACCTGGAGAAACTGAACTCCTGGTACCTGGACCGCGGCTACGTGGACTTCAGCATCGACTCCACCCAGGTGTCGATCAGCCCCGACAAGCGCGACATGTTCATCAGCGCCGGCGTCACCGAAGGCGAGCAGTACAAGATCTCCGAGATCAAGGTCAGCGGCGATACCGTGCTGCCGCAGGAAGACGTCGAGCGCATGGTCATCCAGAAGTCAGGTGACACGTTCTCGCGCGCCCTGCTGGAATTCAGCTCGAACAGCATCACCAATTCGCTGTCGAACATCGGCTATGCCTTTGCCAAGGTGAACCCGATCCCGACCACCAACCGTGCCGACCGCACGGTGGCGATCAACATGCAGGTGGTGCCCGGTCCGCGCGTGTCCGTGCGGCAGATCCAGTTCCGCGGCAACACGCGCACCTCCGATGAAGTGCTGCGTCGCGAAATGCGCCAGTTCGAGAACAGCTGGTACTCGCAGGCCGCCATCGACCGTTCCAAGATCCGCCTGCAGCGCCTGGGCTACTTCGAAGCGGTGGATGTGCAGTCCACCCCGGTCACCGGCAGCAACGACCAGGTCGACGTGATTTACAACGTCAAGGAAACCACGTCGGGCAGCTTCGTGTTCGGCCTGGGTTACTCGCAGTCGTACGGCATGACCACCTCGGTGCAGCTGTCGCAGAACAACTTCCTGGGCGGCGGCAACCGGGTGTCGGTGGAAGCCTCGCGCAGCAGCTACCTGCAGCGTTATGGCTTCAGCTACACCAACCCGTACTTCACCGATGACGGCGTGTCGCTGGGCTACAACCTGTCGTGGCGCGAGCTCGATTACTCCGACTTCAACACTGCGCAGTACAACAGCACCAACGGTGCAGCGCAGATGGTGTTCGGCGTGCCGATCACCGAGACCGATACGGTCTCGTTGATGTTCGGTATCGATAGCAACCAGATCACGGTTTACGAAGGCTCCACGCCAGCGTCGATCATCGACTACATCAATGCTGTAGGTCGTAAGACCTTCCACGCATGGCGTTCGGAGCTGGGCTGGGCGCGAGACTCCCGAAACGACTACTTCATGCCGACCCGTGGTACGTACCAGCGCGTCGGTCTTGAAGCCACACTGCCGGGTTCAACCGTTGAGTACTACAAGCTGAACTATCAGATCAGCAAGTACTGGCCGATCATCCCGTCCCTCGTCATCAACACCCGTTTCGAGGTTGGCTACGGCGATAGTTACGGAGACGATGTGTCGCGCGTTGTGACCGAGGCGGATGGCACCCAGCGCGTGATTACCGCGTCCGGCCTGCCGTTCTACGAGAACTTCTACGCGGGCGGCACGAACTCGGTTCGCGGGTTCGAAGACAATACGCTTGGACCGCGTTCCACGCCCAATCGGTTCTACAACCGTGGCCAGCCTCTGGGCGGCGCACTCAAGACTGTGGGTT from Stenotrophomonas sp. 169 includes the following:
- the rseP gene encoding RIP metalloprotease RseP, translated to MTEFLGSVWWMIVSLGLLVTIHEFGHYWVARRCGVKVLRFSVGFGKPLWSRRDRNGTEFAIAAIPLGGYVKMLDEREVEVHPHERGQAFNHKTVWQRIAVVAAGPLANLLLCMLLLWAMFVIGKQDYSATVGRATGMAQVAGLQGGERILSVDGRSVATVGEASMALTAAAMDRHDVTLQVVDAQERRHQRTLPLSQLPAGFDERRVAPLAGINWQFWLQPALVDRLVDDSAVRGVLQPGDLIVAVDGERIDAADQVYPAVQALGKRGGPGMIDVLRGGERLALEVEPRQGLDGNRQPVWQLGIGFSEAHAPVYDTVLKYGPLAAVPVAISETGRMASDSLGMMRRIVTGNASLQNVSGPVTIARVANVSAQRGVDWFLQFLALLSLSLCIINLLPIPVLDGGHLLYYLIELVKGSPLSERAMAAGQFVGLALLAGLMGLAFYNDILGLVTR
- the bamA gene encoding outer membrane protein assembly factor BamA, with product MTRLPNRRLLALALAVGIGAPALAQAAAPFTVSDIRVDGLQRISSGTVFTYLPVERGQALTDAKVSETIRALYKTGFFEDVQLDRQGDILVVTVKERPAINKLTVTGNKDIKSDQLLKGLSDIGLTEGGTFDRLSLDRVTQELRRQYNDRGKYNVEITPTVSPLDRNRVDIAITIKEGKAAKIRHVNLIGTEKYPAEDILDTWESKEHNWASWYRRDDQYSKEKMSGDLEKLNSWYLDRGYVDFSIDSTQVSISPDKRDMFISAGVTEGEQYKISEIKVSGDTVLPQEDVERMVIQKSGDTFSRALLEFSSNSITNSLSNIGYAFAKVNPIPTTNRADRTVAINMQVVPGPRVSVRQIQFRGNTRTSDEVLRREMRQFENSWYSQAAIDRSKIRLQRLGYFEAVDVQSTPVTGSNDQVDVIYNVKETTSGSFVFGLGYSQSYGMTTSVQLSQNNFLGGGNRVSVEASRSSYLQRYGFSYTNPYFTDDGVSLGYNLSWRELDYSDFNTAQYNSTNGAAQMVFGVPITETDTVSLMFGIDSNQITVYEGSTPASIIDYINAVGRKTFHAWRSELGWARDSRNDYFMPTRGTYQRVGLEATLPGSTVEYYKLNYQISKYWPIIPSLVINTRFEVGYGDSYGDDVSRVVTEADGTQRVITASGLPFYENFYAGGTNSVRGFEDNTLGPRSTPNRFYNRGQPLGGALKTVGSVEAYFPRLFDSPSARVSAFLDFGNVYSGTDDFKANELRVSTGVALLWRAPVGPISISYAFPLKKEDNDEVERLQFTFGGQF
- the dxr gene encoding 1-deoxy-D-xylulose-5-phosphate reductoisomerase, encoding MHASPALRRVAVFGATGSIGASALDVIARHPDRFQPTVLAAGSQVDALLALCRAHRPLHAVIADEALYARLRDGLRDAGLATTAHAGDAALDALAAGDTCDTVIAAIVGAAGLSSTLAAARAGKRILLANKESLVLAGELLMRTAQQVDAEIIPIDSEHSAIFQCLRSRDASLDGAGVRRILLTASGGPFRGRSRAELEQVTPAQAVAHPKWSMGPKISVDSATLMNKGLEVIEAHHLFGVPAARIEVLVHPQSLVHSLVEFVDGSTLAQLGLPDMRTTLAVGLGWPQRIDAGVGGLDLLRQGRLDFEAPDTDAFPCLALAWHAMRAGGTAPAVLNAANEEAVSAFLQGRVGFLAIPALVDNALSTLPVEPADTLGGLLAADQRARLITRTAIEAL